ACAAGTGTCACTGTGCCTGTGCAGTtatgatgatgcaggaagcccgtatgtttgtacgtgtaaaacattaaaagatcttacattatgtcataaaagaaacaagacatcagaggacactccaagagcatcagaatttcatgaaccatacaaaaaatgcacgattcagcttaaagtgcacactCGTAtctccagattcagatgtaaattttctcggagtaccagtactgtattatctcatgtttggttctttattatggcacaatgccatacatgctagaagatgaaaacgtgcactttaaaTGCAGCGAACAATTTAAACTAGCCAGTAGTGAGGAATTAAACGCTTCGTTTGAAATAAACGGACAGCTGTTTATTTACTCGCATGTTTGTttggacaaagaagcagatggaggcagcagaaaaatgggttgccacagggcagtgtactggcacccaccctcttcaatatatacactaatgaccagccgttaccagaaggaacacaaagcttcatatatgcagatgaccgagcaatcatagcacaagatcacagctttgagagggtggagcgaaAGCTAACTGATggtctgaaagaattaactgcctattacagggacaatcaattgaaaccaaatccttctgagacccagacctgtgctttccacctccgaaacagacaggctagtagaaccttgcagatagattgggaaggaacctctttagaacactgcaagactccaaaatacctcggagtcactctggaacgtgctcttacatataaggaacactgcttaaaaacaaagcaaaaagtggctgccaggaacaatgtggttaggaagctgactggaacaacatggggagcacagccagacacagtgcacacatccgcattagccctctgctactctgcagctgagtacgcttgcccagtatggtgcagatctacacatacaaagaaagttgatgttgctctgaatgagacatgtcatatcactacgggttgtctaagagccacacctgtggaaaaactgtactgcttatccggtatagccccccccccccccccctggacatccgaagagatacagcagcacggagtgaaatgaagaaggcattaacatccgaagcccacccactacatggccaccaaccggcacagcaaagacttgtgtctagaaagagctttcttcacagtacagaaccactcgctgacactccacatcaacatcgggagaagagatggcaggtcagatgccagcatctggaggagtggccgATCCCACAAGAAgttcttcccccaggccacacagagaaatggtccacatggaaatcactcaaccgcctgcgttcttctgtcacaagatccaagagtaatctggagaggtggggcttccaggtggactctctccagtgtgactgaGGAGCTGCCGTGCAGatatcaacacatctactacaatgcacattacctccaactgtgtgcaccatggaggacctcgtaaacgctacacaaagtgcactggacgttgcaaacttttgggcatccactgtatagattaaaattaccttatgtttgacaacacaatctgtgtctaatcatttatttcattcttgactagtttaatttataaaccataatgtatgtatgtatgtatgtagtaatgtatctaatattgtttttagtttgcttctgacacgataaataaaaataaataaaataaaaaaaataaaatggacaGTCCTCagcagaaaaggttaataaaagccaaatttcttttgcaaactgacaaaaataacttcattgttctgcaaggcgattaatgcttgactgtcagaaagctggaaataaaataaaatctgaaactaataacatattttaacctTTCGTACTTATGTGAatctattttaattcacttgatagctgccGGCTACAGAAAGCCTTGTTTTCATGTgacatgagagcaataaacaaagaggaaacagcaaaatcactgaacTTAAGCaagggtcatgtggagactacccaacTCCCCACTACAACTCTGACTGCTCTGTGTATCaatcccggatctacgatatttcaaaactgaggcaatactagatagtgacaccccccctccccctccccccagtttttgaggtaggacgccaaaagTAGTGCACAGCTTTCCGAAGAGTCTCATACATAAAATATATAGCTTCCTGGAAAATGTAAGCCACGTTATTTGGTCTTTAAGTgttccaaagtgcagtgccacgcctcttcacacagcactgTTCTATCGCatctcactgtatttcgctctgtcgaattcaaatgtgtttgttttgtaatggatgccatcaaactacactCAGGACAGTGGACATTAGAATGTCCCATGGAGCCTCTCctcctcccagtcggccggtttgagaTCTTGCCCCTCTTAAAACAAACTCGCAATTATTActgaatgggattatttgtaaccgagagAACAAGAAATCCTCAGAAAATTAGCActatttattgcctattagctaataactttctcttttgtgtgacatattaaatataggatacataaaactagTAAAGGCAAGAGAGACAATGCACATTTCTCCAAACCTCAAGTCCTAGCATTTTTTCCTCTCTAAACTTGCTACGGCTTTTCAGGAGTGCTTCCCTTCCTGCAAAAGaacctattacctcatcaaagttcgtcaaatgttttgctacatggaaacacgaaatgtcattgtctaatactgaaaaagctgttaatacaaatagtacccaagactggtatggTTTCTTGAGcttattacgtgtattttgtcactgtctgctagataaaacaaaataggcccgtctgatattgcagtaattgtaacacacgccaaataaacgagatggttttggaacaaatggtcatataattcatgaagtatgaATATAAAATGCCGAGGCCTACTATAAGCAAAAAGCTTATGTTAGGAAAtagcttcacatttcattcataggcAGTAGCTTCTCAAGCACAAGATCGAAAAGCAGtggtacgaaatttttgtataaatttgaaattatcatattcttccacaatttgtgtgataccctcatttcttctccttcctcattcatgtcgaaacttattctccagttaacttcactaaccctgccacaatcaccggtttagttatcctacGTTTATTCACCGGTTAGGCATTATTATGTGTTCCTACAACGCGTTTTCCGTGCTACTCCCACAATAAAACTTACGTGCATGttagctggggactgtacaactggcccttactagtgtagtgatctggccaaatatttgtgaaaattgcattttcttggatacacaggGAAGAtaacacgtaattttttttatctgttattcctgttagtcatttatttccactctggtagtctgaatctatggcttTCACTAGTAATtctaacaacactgatcattcacaaacccagtcaaccacttAAATAAACTGTGATTGGCATTTACCCGTtcagctttattccgctcagcttgtACAGCCCCACCCCCTTTTGTTTGCAGGAAAGTtctttctagatgcgacggggatgctcctggcagagacatcatgtacagtaTGCATGCATTCAAATATCAACTTATGAtatattcagaaatcaacttagaatgcattcaaaaaccaacagggatgcgtttcaaaatcatgagAATAATTAATAtaccaacgtgcactggatgctcAGCACTTTGTGAAAAAaggtttttcctcaagaatatgaatttggcggtgGGAATCTAAAGTTCCACTGCTTTACTCTCCTGTCCTGTGAGAATTAATAAAGTTTTCAATGTGTTGAACATTCCTTGCTTCTACTGGTGTAAGGATATGAGATTaacagccatttgaattatttgtaCCCCACTGAATCTGAACACGTTCGCAAAGAGATAGTACTGAACCCAAATGAAAAATTAGGTGTTAGGTACATATGAGTTTTAGAACCTCACAGTATCGCTGGAGAGCTAAATTAAGACTTCATTAATGTGATATTTTGTattaaaaactaaatcaggatttaTCGATTTCCAGGACTATGAAACCCACCTCCAATCAACACAAATCAGTGCATGCCAGTAATGTGGGACAAATTCTGAAGGTAATGTCCACATGATTCACATTTTACATAGAAAGCACATGTTGGACATAAAGGATATTAATTAACAAGTTATGCACGAAATAGGGTTGCTTGGATGTTAATAGTTTGTGAATTATTTCATCATACTGCTTTTATTACAAGCAGGGCAttgcacaatgcagtagcaaacttACGTTACTGTTGTgaagaaattacagaacaaaagCTAAAGAACTGATTCCAAGCTAAATGCCGGTAATGTCTTGCCTGAAACATGAGGGATGTGCTGCCACATTCACGTCTACACAGTGTCGTGCAGAGCAAGTCGGAACAAGTCATGTTGCACGAAAAAACTTGTTCCTATAGGCTTCAGTACAAATGTCTGGAGATAAGCATGTGGCGGATCTTCATCTGTCTGCACAGAATACAATATTCCTCCATCTTAAATTTAACAAAAATGTACGAATAATACATTTCCAATGATAGTGACAATTCTGAATGATTATAACAGTGGCTGAAATTACAGACCATCTCTCACTCTTCAAATATTGTACTGATAGCAGATGGGTACATAAAACACATTAAGTGTAACTGCTAAGCTAACATTCAGTCTTCACAGCAGGAATTTTAGACACATGCTACTGTCAAAACAGTGtgtttaagtttcttgctgttaagaaaaatgaaaaaactgtAGTTCAACAATTATTCACCTCTAAATTTTATCTGCCTGCTCATCATCTAACAGTGTCTTATCATAGAAAAACCAGTAACCCATCCTCTGAAAACTTCATACAACTCAGGTTGTCATATGAACCTCTgcatcaactctctctctctctctctctctctctctctctctctctctctcttacacatacAAACAGGAGATGTTGCAGAAAAATATTTGACGGAGGAGCAGAATCTTAGAATATCTTACCTGCAATCTTCCCAAGACATTTATTAATACACCACCATCAAACATTGGTTGAGAGTCAACAGCTGTAATAATTCGGTTTATCTTTTGGAATGCCAAACtctgaaacacatacaaaataataattgtaaaatttattcTCAGTACAACGTCCATCCATATATTCATACTatataacattattttaaaaaatactaatATACTGTCACTAACATTACAGTTACCAATATTAGTAGCAGCTGCTGCTACCACCATCACCACAATTAAACAAGTAAAGGGATTCATTAATGAGCTGGAAACAACCAAAGTTTCATTACTAGTGACCTGAAAGTAAACTGTCCAGCTTCATAATACTCCAACTGAACCTCAATCAAATTAACGAAATTAGGGAAGGGGACAGTGATGTCAGTCCATGTTTGTCTACAAACACACAATATGGCCGTGACAGCAGTAGCTGTATGTCCCTGTTCTGGATATACTCACATGCTGTTCATAAACATGCGGTACTGGGTTTGCTTGGTAGGGTGGTAACTTATCACATTTCTGTGTGCTTTCACAACTAGTTAAGGACATAAACAAGATGAACTGAAGAACACTGCAAATGAAAGTGAATCACAAATGTTAAAATAACGGCCACAAGCATCATCTGCAACTGAGTGTGGTAACTGGCACCTGAGGTAGAGTAATGTTCGACAGAGTAACAAGTATGGCCACGATCATTTGTGACTGGTTGCATAGCTGTCCAGTAGACAACTACCTCTCAACCATCTTGTTGTCTGATCCAAGTGTACATCCATTAACTAGAAAAACCCAATCTCACCATATTGCTCTCCTTCCCTTCTTGCCAACTTTACCTGACTTATGTCACTTAATGCTGTCACAGCctccaaatacaaattttaatttttccatCATTTACTTCCACTTCATTACTATACTTTCCATTTCATATCTAAATGTGCATCAATTTAATTGTACCTGTAGATGCCTTTTGATTACTCAGCTCTCATCTACTACCTAACCATTGTCTGATTGCCATCATTAATACACTATACTCTTGCTAAACCAGCCATTCCTCGCACATGAGGGTACCGGATTAGCGGAAGTGCCAGACTGTTGAGAGTGTCTACAATTTAGTATAAACACATAGCGATTTTACTTTATCAAATCAAACAATATGTTCatttctacaacaacaacaaaaatagtcCTAGAGTGTGTACATGCATATTAATATCACTCGACATTTGCTGTGAAACATGTCCCAAAGTTTAAACTCGTTTACCTACTGTGGTGTGTGTATAGATTATATTGACTCGGGAAACATGCAGATTCCCTATTGCAGCTAGTTTGTGTTTCCCTTTCTATTACTCTTCTTTTATAGCTCATACAGTTATGCTACAGGAAAGTAGAGTTCTGTTTGGGGAGAAAATAAGATGCACCTTAAGACCTTCAGACTCATACTaacaataaaacaagggaaatacaATAGATAGGAACAaggtacagttaataattacaaaaaaataatgaaacacagaaTCTACAACTTGAATTGAGCTATGCAGATAAAGTAGACAGATCAATACCAAAAGGATAAATCTTAAATAAAGTCTTATCACATTCTGGAGGAGTGGAGGgggcaaatatttgtgacaaccacAAATATTGATATGATTGCTGCTTGTTTCACTCATTTTCCAATGTGCTCTTAGGTTGCTGCCTAACCACATCCTCGGAAATTGTGACAAATTCAGATTAAATAGCATAGTTTACACAAGTTACCAAGAAAATCACAGATAATAACAGGCTGCTCACAGCTAAAACTCATGACGTCACACATGATATCATGGCTCAAAGCCAAGAATTGAAATCACAGACTAGATTTGACCCAAAAATACTGTTCTACCTCTAACATTTCCCAAGTAatgttcttcttttaattttttaatcaaACCTTAGAATCTCTTCTCTAGCTGGGATTCCAAGAGTCACTATCTTTTATTATTCTGAACTAAATAATTATTTTAACCATGACATTATAAACCACTTACGCATACTGCAAATCCGTTTCAACACACTGCAACGATATTAGAAAAAGGATAGACTGCAACTCACTGTGAAGATGTCCTGCTGAGTTGCCgacaggcacaaagaaaagactgttacacaataTAGCTTTTGATCAAAGCTTTCTTcaccaaataaaacacacacattcacacaagcaagcacacctcatgcacacatgatcacTATCACCAGCAACTTCAATCATAATGAGACTACCATGTgaatagcaatctggagtgggACAGGGAAGAGGGAGGGTAGCATGGTGTGGATTCGGGGGGAGGCGGGTGAGAAGAATACTGTCTGATGAGGCATGCATGGACTAGAGACTGCTAGGCACAGTGTTGGGAGGGggacatggagggggggggggggggggaattgggacTAGAAAAGGAGGGAAACAGGGAAGGAGAAAGGACAGGTAAGTACATCGGCAGATGGCAGCACACAGAAAGGGTGTAAATGTGGAAAGGAAGGAGGTGATAAGAtgagggggcagaaactgttgggcaGATGGTGTGGGAACAGTAGGTTATCACAGGACCAGACTGGGACAATTTCAGGAGTGGAGAATTTGTTGTAAggttaactcccatctgtgcagttaggaaaagctggtggtgaaggggaCGATCCACATGACTCAGATTGTGAAGCGGCCACTGAAATCAAGCGTGTTGTGCTCAGCTGCACCTTATGCCACAGCATGTCTACTTCGCTCTTGGTGACAGTTTGACGGTGGCCATTATCttggtggacagctgattggtagtcaCATCAATATAAGAGCTATACAATcattgcagcagagctgatatacACAGCATGGCTGCCTTCACAGGTGGAAGACCAAGGCCCGAGACATCCACCCACCTAGCACTTCCCATTCCAGACCTGTCACAGACTTATATCTTACCCCATCAAAGGTCTagccacctgtgaaagtagccatgttgTACACCAGttaagctgcaatcactgcacagctttttatattggtgcaACTACCAACCATCTGTCCACCAAGacaaatggccaccaccaaactgcagccaaaacaaagtaaaacaccctGTGGCACAAAATGCAGCTGAAC
This Schistocerca nitens isolate TAMUIC-IGC-003100 chromosome 1, iqSchNite1.1, whole genome shotgun sequence DNA region includes the following protein-coding sequences:
- the LOC126250456 gene encoding probable nuclear transport factor 2 isoform X2, producing the protein MALNPAYEAIGKGFVAQYYALFDDPAQRPNLINMYNTETSFMTFEGLQIQGAVKIMEKLTSLAFQKINRIITAVDSQPMFDGGVLINVLGRLQTDEDPPHAYLQTFVLKPIGTSFFVQHDLFRLALHDTV